A single Methanocalculus alkaliphilus DNA region contains:
- a CDS encoding zinc ribbon domain-containing protein, whose product MTEIPAGPFCQSCGMPMHRDEHFGTESDGSPAADYCVYCYQNGEFLDGGITLEEMIGFCSQKMEELGAMPYDEAKKMNERFLPELKRWKR is encoded by the coding sequence ATGACAGAGATACCTGCAGGGCCGTTCTGCCAGAGTTGCGGGATGCCGATGCACCGTGATGAGCATTTCGGAACAGAATCTGATGGTTCACCCGCAGCTGACTACTGTGTCTACTGCTACCAGAACGGGGAGTTTCTGGATGGAGGGATCACCCTCGAGGAGATGATCGGGTTCTGTTCGCAGAAGATGGAGGAGCTTGGGGCAATGCCCTATGATGAGGCGAAGAAGATGAATGAACGATTCCTCCCGGAACTGAAGCGATGGAAGAGATAG